The following proteins come from a genomic window of Ursus arctos isolate Adak ecotype North America unplaced genomic scaffold, UrsArc2.0 scaffold_12, whole genome shotgun sequence:
- the PSRC1 gene encoding proline/serine-rich coiled-coil protein 1 — protein MEDLEEDVKFIVDETLDFGGLSPCDSREEEDIAVLVTPEKPLRRGLSNRSDPNAVAPAPQGVRLSLGPLSPEKLEEILHEANRLAAQLEQCALQEQESTGEGLGPRKVKPSPRRETFVLKDSPVRDLLPTVSSLTRSTPSPSSLTPRLRSTDKKGSVRALRATSGKRPSSVKRESPTCNLFPASKSPASSPLVRSTPPIRGKAGPSGRTTASPPTPVRPVLAPQPSTSNSQRLSRPQGAAAKPSSRLPVPSAIPRPASRMPLTSRSVPPSKGALPPASLPARKGLPRPSAAGHRVPISQRPNLPIPGATRSSLQPPKRVAVPGPTR, from the exons ATGGAAGATTTGGAGGAAG aTGTAAAGTTTATAGTGGATGAGACCTTGGACTTTGGAGGGCTGTCACCATGCGACAG TCGTGAGGAGGAAGACATAGCAGTGTTGGTGACTCCAGAGAAACCCCTCCGGAGAGGACTTTCCAATCGAAGTGACCCAAATGCAGtggccccagccccccagggGGTGAGGCTCAGCTTAGGCCCCCTTAGTccagagaagctggaagagatTCTCCACGAGGCCAACCGGCTGGCGGCCCAGCTGGAGCAGTGTGCCCTGCaggagcaggagagcacaggcgAGGGCCTGGGGCCTCGCAAGGTGAAGCCCAGCCCTCGGCGGGAGACCTTTGTGCTAAAGGACAGTCCCGTCCGAGACCTGCTGCCCACTGTGAGTTCTTTGACTCggagcaccccctccccaagcaGCCTGACACCCCGACTCCGGAGCACCGATAAGAAGGGGTCAGTCAGGGCTCTTCGGGCAACATCTGGAAAGAGGCCCTCCAGTGTGAAGAGG GAGTCACCCACTTGCAATCTGTTCCCTGCCTCCAAAAGCCCAGCATCTTCTCCTCTTGTCCGATCCACTCCTCCAATCCGGGGCAAAGCAGGGCCCAGTGGGAGAACAACAGCAA GCCCACCTACCCCTGTCAGACCAGTCTTGGCCCCACAGCCTTCTACCAGCAACTCTCAGCGCCTCTCTCGGCCACAGGGAGCAGCCGCTAAGCCTTCCAGTCGACTGCCTGTTCCCTCGGCCATCCCCAGGCCTGCCAGCCGAATGCCACTCACCAGCCGGAGTGTACCACCCAGCAAAGGTGCCCTGCCTCCAGCTTCTCTGCCAGCTCGGAAAGGACTTCCACGACCAAGCGCTGCAGGGCACAGAG TTCCCATTTCCCAGCGACCAAATCTTCCTATCCCTGGTGCCACTCGCAGCAGTCTGCAGCCCCCCAAGAGAGTTGCAGTCCCAGGACCTACCAG GTAA